The Molothrus aeneus isolate 106 chromosome 22, BPBGC_Maene_1.0, whole genome shotgun sequence genomic interval GCTCCCTCTCCTCCATGGCACCTGTGTTCCCAGGGGAACCTGCAGTACCTGATGTGGTTTTTTCCCATGGCAGTGTCATGCTCTGAGgtaattcaatttaattttggctacctcagctgtgccagcacgATCCATCCCTCTAACAAGCAGAGTTTCTCCCCAGGACTAAAAACTGGAGGTTTCTATTTCTTGGCTGAATCCCCATGAATTCTTTTTAAGACCTGTAATAACTTTTTTGGAACTAGGCTGTATTTATAATGGGTTTTTGTTCCTTTATGGCTCTCTGCAATGAATAATAGACTTGAAGGTTGAAGGTCATTATATCAGAAAACCTTACAAGGTGATTATAATTCCAAAAGGTGTTTTTCCCTAagtttaaaattgcttttgaaatttcatttaGAGGCACTTAAAATTGATTTGATGGCTCCATTCCTGCTGTTAATAGCATGGGAATGTGCAGGGTGAGTGAGAtgggagcagtgctgaggcagGTGGAAGCAAACAGGGGAGCTCTAGGTGGGAGTTTACAAACAACCTTGATATTCAAGCCTCAGCTGATGATTCACAATGCAAAGATAATTATGAGCTTAAATTATATCcaatttaaaaagcaaggaaGGATTTACCTttagctgcagctctgcttctgcacaggggctgagggcagacctggcaccagcagcagctcaaaacTTCCCTGTGAAACACTCCAGTTATCTATTGTTAGTGCCTGCCTTATCTAAAGCATCTTTGCACCACTAAATAAAATCTGGCTGGCTTTGTGGAAGCAGCCTGTCCTTCCAGAAAAATCAGCTAATCCAAAAGGAGAGATGGGACCCTCctaggaaggaaaaagaggggCTCTTTCCCCCTTTATCCTGATTGTGCTTGGCTGCATTCACTCAGCAGGGATTTGATGGTGAATCTGACAGATCTGTGTCCAGCAGGTCCTCCTGTCTTCCTGAGAGTCACTTTGGTCTTTGGAGATGTTAACCCCCTAAAACAGTTCACCTGACAGGTTGCAGGTATTCAGAGGTGATGAGGCTGCAGAGGTTCATtgtcagagcagcactgagctccTGGGCTGAGTGTGGGTTGGAAAAATACAGGGTGCAATGTTCACAAGAGTGTGTGATggaggagccctgcctggcatgCACAGACGGGGGAAAACAGGAGATTCCTCACTTGCTAAGGGCCTTTGACACTTATCCAAAATCTGGGCCCAGTAAGATGAAAAGGTGATTATTTAGAGTGATGAGCAGCACACGTTCAGTAATGTTTCAAGATGTAGGTAGTGAAAACCAGCTCTTTGAATGAAAAGCAGCTCTTTGAGGTGTTCTACTGTTGGTACAATGATTTTTTATTGAGAAGGTGATGTgatggaaagtgtccctgcccatggcaggggtggaacgaCACGAGCTCTAAGGGCCTGTCCAGCCCAAACCAATCCATAATGCCATTGTATAAAGTTTTCTGAAGGGGTCAGAGGGTAAAGGCTGCACCAATCTGAGCTCCTGACAGTGTCACTTTGCCCTGTCCAGCACTGAAGGGTGGTGCTTTCCTAGAATACTGGCTGATTTCTCACATGATCCATGCCAACACTTGCAGGTCCTACCTGGAGAGACCTGCCATTGTCACCTGCTGGGCTGCCAGGGAGTAATCACAGCATGTCATCTCTAGAACAAACCCTCAGATCTCTCTGAGATGGCAAAACCTGCAAAAACTCAGTGATTTTGggtcagcagctctgcctcagcatTTCCTCTAGCCAAAAGCCCTTGTCTAACAGAGTTTTTGATGGACTCTTCATTACAATtggcaaagaaaaagcagaggagaGTGGACAGTTCTGTGAATTTTCATTCCCTTTTCACAGACTTACTTTGGAGAAGTGGGAGAGTACTGCGTGCTGGCAgagcttttgtgttttatgtgacGGGCTGTTGAAAGAGTTCTCAAACTGCACTTCCTTCCCGTGGGCTTTAAGGTCATTTCCCAGTGCTTGCAGACTCATGGCGGGCTGGGAAACCCTTCTCTCATCACCAGGGAATGAAATGCTCTCCGTGGGTTTTTGGAGCCAACAAAAATCTCTTTGTCTTCTCTTCCCTCCCACTGTTTCCCAAGCAGCAAGTTTGTTGATAGGCCTTGTGGGGAAGGGGGGAGTGCTGCTCCAAGATCCAGGCTCTCGGGGAAAACGAGCTGCTGAGGTGGAACAAAGGGTCTGGCAAAGTGTGTTTTGCTGAGGCAATCACACCTGGGAAAAACAGCCAAGGATTTTATGGTAAAAGAGGTTAAGGAAGAGGATGAGACTGTGGGACAAAGTTCAGAGACAAAAACATGCAATTCTCAGCCCAGAGGTGATCTTGGAACGATAACAAACCTGAGATTTATCCACCTGTGCAAAGCTGGATCTGTAAAACCTCGTTGTTGTGGTGGTGTCCATGTGCAGTGACTCCGCTTTGGTGATTTGTCTGTTACAGAAACTGGATGGCTTCTACGGTGAGCCTGGGCAAGGAAACATTGTTGGAAGATGGAATGCCACCTGCAAAAAAGCCCAGGTAATTTTCATTATGCTCCAGTGAATTTGTTCTAACCAGAGCCTTTTCCTTTGCCTCGCATTGTTCTTTAAGGATTGTGACCCCTGGCGACCACGGCTGTTTTGTTTCCTGATCCAAGAGCTGTGTGCTGGCTTCTGGCCGTGCCCTGGGCTTTCCTGCTGTTTGTGGAACAAACACCTTCACACCCAgaatgtactttttttttggttttaaccCTCAGCCAGGGGATGGGGTCGCTCTCAAAGCTGTATTTTGCTGTCCTGTCTCCATGGTCCTGTTCACTCGCAGTGTCAGGTCGGACATGGTGTTTGTGCTTCTTTGCTTGAGTTGGGTGGTGGTTTCCAGGAGGACAGAGTTACTCAAATTAGTATGGTTGAGCTGCATGTAAAGGCTAAATAATTCACTCTGAGGCTCCTGGTGCTTAGAAGTAGGCTGTCTTACAGTTCTGTGAGTGGAATCTGACTGGTGGATAATTCTGTCTGCCAGAGACTGAgactctggctgctgcaggctcaaAAGTTCTTGTGAACAAGCACCTAATTCAGCTGGGGGGTTGTCTCCCACtaatttgatttatttgcaAGTTCTGGAGGGCTGCAGGATAGTACTGTATGGACTCAAGGTTGATCTGTGACCCTGGAACGTGCAGAAGAGACGCTGgaagataattttttccttgctcAGGATATCAAGGTAGAAACAAGTGCATTTATCAGAAGGGCAGGCATGCAGGACATTAAGACTTGgttatttgttattattttggatTTCAGTCCCTGTATTTCCAAGAGTGTTTTTATACTAGCTCATTAGCCTGAATACTAATTTATTCCTCACAAGAGGCTTGCAGTCCTAAAATTAAACCTTGTTTATCAGTAGTAACAGTGAAACCCTCCTCGAGGAAAGGGTTAACAAGTCTGTTTTCAtaggcaggggctgagggaaggCACAGCTCCATCTGTGTGGTGTTGGTTTCCTCTCCCCTTCTCACTAAATATCACGTGTTTGCTGATAAAGCCCATTTCTTCCATACAAGTTgctttcccaggctgctgctccaatcctgggaagctgcagcagatccctgctgcagaaagcagctggacaccaggcaaggcaaggcaaagagcaACACATCTGCTTAATAAATGATAAAGGTCACATTTAAAAGCTCTGTGCAGGTGTAAAGCCAGGAAaacagggaggaggggaggaggaaataaGGAGAAAACAGCGCTGCAGCCCTTTCATGTGACTCTGTATCATCTGGATATTCTAAAAAATTGGCCTTGAGCATCTTGCTGACATTGCAGGCATCACAGGGAAGGGATTGCTGGTACAGCTGAGGGGGTTCCTCAGCAAACTGGGGCTGGGCCCCTCCAGGGCAGATCTAGGAGGAAGCTTTCCTTGCTTTTGTCTGTGCTGGCATAAGTGGGGCTGTTGTCTCAAGGGCCCTGTTCTGCACCTTGTTTAAACCAGGTCACATTTCTGACCTGCATGGGATCTGACACACGTTTTATCTCGGGACACAGAGCGTGTGTGTCTCATTCTCTCGTGCTCACCACCCCTTTCCCATGCCCTCCAGCCCTCCATGTAACTTTTATTAATAGACTTTCCTTATTCCGGATTTTTAGTGGATTAGCTTTGCTGCAGAAGCACCCCAGGGCATCATTGACTTCCCCAGTAACCATCATGGTAACAGATTTGATTCCCAAAATGTTGTAATTAGGGACCTTGTATTGGGAGCATTTGTGCTGCTGATCcaggcagctgcctgctgtCCTCTAAGGATACCAAGCTGCTCCTCTCACACTCTGTTTATCAGAGAGCCCCATTAGATATTTGATTCAAAATTTAGGCACAGGGTACCTCCCTCTCCCTCAGTCTGCGTGTGCCATCACCCCAGACACCCTTCCCCTCATGGTGGTACCAGCTgtgctcctttctccttttgcagGAAGCTGTTGCCAAGTCTCAAAACCAAGAAGCCTCGGGAACTTGTGTTGGTGATTGGGACAGGAATTAGTGCTGCAGTTGCTCCCCAGGTCCCAGCACTGAAGTCCTGGAAGGGGCTGATTCAGGCCCTCCTGGATGCTGCTATTGACTTTGATCTCCTGGAAGATGAGGAGAGCAAAAGGTTCCAGAAGTGTCTTCACGAAGACAAGAACCTGGTCCATGTTGCCCATGACCTTATTCAGAAGCTGTCTCCGGTCAGTGTGCTTGTACCTGCCCTGAGCATAGGATTTGGCTTTTGGAAATTGCCAGATTTAGTTCTCCAGTAATGGTGCCCCATCCCAACAATTCCTCTGTGTACAAGGAACCACAGGTGCACTTACTGTGCCAGGTGCCTGAGACATAACCCTGCTGTGGATGTGGGTTTTGGGTATTTCACCTGGACCCAGATGATTAAAGGGATGGAGCACCTTTCtatgagaaaaggctgagagaagtGGGATTGTTAAACCTGGAGAAGAAGGCTTCAGtggtgacctaattgtggccttccaatacctgaagggagctgacaagaaagatggagagaaactgtggacaagggcctggagtgacaggacaagggggaatggcttcacacagccagagggcagggctagatgggatattgggaagaaattcttccttgtgaaGGGGGtgagattgcccagagaagctgtggctgccccatccctgggagtgttccaggccaggctggaggggtttggagcaacctgggatagtgaaaggtgtccctgcccatggcagagtgGGATGAGATGGCAGAGTGGGctttcccaacccaaaccagtctgggattctgtgatcctatgaCTATGCTGAAGGAGAGCACCCACCCTGGTGCAGCCAAGGCTCTGTGTTTGCCCTACAAGGACCCAGAGCTTTGCAGGGTGTTGGGAAATGTGGGCAGTTTTTCACGGGGCCATTTGGTGTGAGGTGTTGCGGGGCTGGCTCTGATTTCAATCTTCTCCCCTTCTCAGCGCACAAGCAACGTTCGCTCAACCTTTTTCAAGGACTGTTTATACGAGGTGTTTGATGACCTGGAATCCAAAATGGAAGATtctgggaagcagctgcttcagTCTGTGCTTCACTTGATGGAAAATGGGGCCCTTGTGTTAACCACAAACTTTGATAACCTGCTGGAGCTGTATGCAGCACACCAAGGGAAGCACCTTGAGTCTCTTGACCTGACTGATGAAAAGAAGGTAAAGGATGATTATTTCTTTTGTCAGGGTCTGTGGTGGTGCAGAATGTGCTCTCATGCTGCCTGAGGGCATTGTTCTGATTGTAGTGGTTTAACTGGTGGCAGACAAGCTCTAGGCAGAGGCTCTGACTGTCCAGGGCAGCAAGCAGAGGAATGAGGAGGAACACTCCTTTCTGGAACGCTGGTTTGCTGGCTGCCATCCAGTGCTCAGGAGGAGTCCTTAAGCCTGCTATTCCTTTGATCTCTGTCCTTGAAACTTCTGGCTTGGCCTTGCTTCCACATAAGGCTCGGGTCGATGTTTCCAGCCCATATGAGAAACTCCATGCGAGATGCAAAGctgaactttttatttttataaggtGCTGCACAGTGCTTTTTGTGATGGGCGTTCAGGGCTACAGCCTTCAAGGCTCCCCTCTTGCCCCATGTCCTCTTCCTGGAAtggctcctcctgctgcactcTCAGAGCTACTCTCTTTATGCAAAaatccctcctcctgccccagtcAGGCTGTGAAACCCTGAGCTCTGCACCTGCTCACCTCATCTCTCCATCATAGGTTTTTCTGGTGGGGAGCATCTCATCCTTCTGTTTGTATGTTAAACACCCTCATTGTCTGTGTCCTGTGCAGTCCTTGCTCTCTTTTCATTCTCATTTCTGTGCTTCATGTTTCCTGCGTGACCTCTTAATCTACATGGCTGGAAGTACTTACAGTGTTACAAGTAAGCATTCTAATTATTGCAAGCTTAAACGAGCTGAGGTCTGCAGGAGTAAACCGAGAGCCTCAGAAGCAGCTGTCTGAAATGGAGGTCAGCTCAGCCAGTGACTCCCTCAGAGCCAGTAGGGGCCACAAAATAAAACTTGGTAGGCTTGAGAGACATGCTGAAAGAGGATTTgtagtttttttcccctttttctggTCAATCTGGCATTTTGATTCAGTCTTCTCATCGCATTCACCAGCCAGCTGAAGTATTAACCCAAACAAGCACtccaggctgtggctgcaggccATGGTGTGGAGGCTGAAGGAgggatgaagatgaggaagaagCAGCCTCTTTGGAATGCTTCCCCAAAATGTTACATTTAGCAGTGCTGTGGTAGCCAACGTGATGCACTCACGGACGTTGCTGCGGGTTTGTGCTGTGCAGGTGCTGGAGTGGGCgcaggagaagaggaagctCAGTGTCCTGCACATCCACGGCGTCTACACCAACCCCAGCGGCATCGTCCTGCACCCGGCCGGCTACCAGAACGTGCTGCGCAACACCGAGGTCATGGTGAGCCACGCTGGGCCaggcctgggcagctgcagctcccaccaggcacagctcagctgggctttGGCCGAGCTTCACAGAGGGTGGGGGAGAATTCATTAGCTATGGGGAATAGGAGGGTGAATTCCCTGGCCTGCTGAGGTGCTGGAACACCTCCCATGTCACaaacatcttttatgaaaaatcctttgcttaggatttttcctcctgagaagctgagaggcctcaagaataaaatataaacaatgattatctgctgttGTGAAATGCAACAAGTagatctttgattggcccatgttagttgtttctaattaatagccaatcacagtcagctagCTCAGACTTTCTGTCCAAGAcagaagcctttgttattcattctttctttttctattcttagctagccttctgatgaaatcctttcttctattcttttagtatacttttgatataatatatatcataaaataataaatcaaaccttctaAAACATaaagtcagatcctcgtctcttccctcatcctaagacccctgtaaACACAGTCACACTCCCACACTTGCTGAAGGATGGCATTtctgcagagctccccagggATAGGGCAGGTGCTGTCTCTTGTGAGGATGAAGCTCACCTTGACCAAGAACATCTTTCCCTTTCTTAAAGCGAGAGATTCAGAAGCTGTATGAAAATAAGTCCTTCCTCTTCTTGGGCTGTGGTTGGACAGTTGATGACACCACGTTTCAGGCCCTGTTTTTAGAGGCTGTCAAGCACAAGTCAGACCTGGAGCACTTCATGCTGGTGCGGAGGGGGGATGTGGATGAGTTCAAGAAGCTCCGTGAGAACATGCTGGACAAAGGGATCAAAGTGATTTCCTACGGGGACGACTACGCTGACTTGCCCGAGTACTTTGAGCGGTTGACGAGCGAGATTGCCATGCGGGGCCGAGCAGgtagggacaggggctgggctgggggacccTTGGCTGGCACCATGCACAGTAGACAGGGGTAGTAGCCCCTGTTCTCCATGCTATATAGATTcctgaagcctttttttttaaaaaaaagcaaacatgtCTCTAAGTATAGCTGGATCTGCAGGTTACTTTTCTGAAAACACTGTATGTTTTAACAGTTTAGACAGCTGTGCTGCCTCCCATGCCTGCAAACTTTTTCATGTGCAGCTGTTTGTTCCCTTTTTAGTGAAGGCGCATTTAGTTGCATTTAGTCTCAGTGACCCTCGTGCTGCTCAGCCTGAGCCAATGCTTTTAAACAAGAGGTATCACTAATAAATCATAAAAATGGGGGGAAGTGGGTTCACTGGCCAGAGCCTTGCTGGCAGGCATTCTGAGGGTTAACCCAGCCAGGAAAGCCTGTGTGAAACCAGCACATGGGCAGCTGGCTCTCCACCTGAGACTGgtctctgctctgccccaggtgtgcccaaggaggggcagcagctgaacGGCTCTGCCGCTGCCCATGCAGAGGTAAAAGGTAAGGAAGGCTCTCTGGAGCCAGGGGCTTCACCCTGTGTTGCTCCCTGGAGTCCCAGGCAAGTTTTCAGCCTTTGCTTCCATGCAGGATGCAGCCCCTgagcctgagccctgcccaggccctgagctgtggcaggggcTCCTGGGACAGGCCCAGGCCAGGCCAGCAGCCCCCTGGGAGGCCGGAGCCCACCACTGTCCCACTGCTGTCCAGCACCGAGCCAGGACCCTTGCGGCAGGGACGAGGCCAGGACAGAGCCTTGACCACGGATGAACAGCTGGTCTAACACAGCAATTGTGGTTTTACTGGGGCTGCGTGTGCCTGCGGAGCGCGGTATCCCcgagggagctgcagcctcctctaACTTCATACCTAGTGCTTTTATATTCtgtatttcaatttaaaaatgaaacttgagcttttttttttttactggaagcTCTAGTTTTCTAGTCCTGTCTTTTTACTGTACAGTATTTTGTATGTTGAAGTTGTATTAAAGGCCCGCTCACTGAACTTTGGCTGCTGTATCATTTAAAGGCCCTTTCACCCCTCCTGGTGGGAGTTCATCTCCCCCAAACCCAGTAGGAAACAGGTCCTGGCTGGAGGCAAGTTATTTATACACAGAGAACAAATTATGaagtttattttatataaattatgtCTCTTAGCAGACAGCATTCAATTTATTGCACTATAGCACATCTGCAATACAGAGCTACAAGACATTGTCAGAGGTTTGTATTACTCAGTGTAGCACTTCCAACCGGGATCAAGAGGCACTCGGAGCGGGGAGAAAGGgtgcaggaaagcagcaagcaGCCACCATTCTCTTCCAGTATTaatgtggtttggttttttttcctttttactagCAAATAACGCCAAGaccagcaggcaggagccaggaAGGGCACGCTGCCTTCCTCCTCTggacctggctgctgcagctctccagctcctgcccaaatACGTGGTGTCTGGGGACCCTGCTTCCGAGTCCGGGTGAGGACAGATATGGGGGACTTTAAGGCAATTTAGCAtgtcccctccagcccagcacaggccaTCACCTTTTTTTGGTTTATCAGCTTCGGTGGAGCTGCCACGAGCAGCAACATTATCAGCCAGATCTAACACTGCCCCTAAGCCCAGgtccctcctgcctctgccctaAGCTGGTCTAAAAATCAAAAGCAGCTCAATAAAAAGCCTTCAAACCCACCAAAAAGCACAGCAGATCCTGGCACCACCCACCCCCCCGTGCAGCACGAACAATACAAAGCTCTGGATTCAGCCTCCACACAAGG includes:
- the FAM118B gene encoding LOW QUALITY PROTEIN: protein FAM118B (The sequence of the model RefSeq protein was modified relative to this genomic sequence to represent the inferred CDS: inserted 1 base in 1 codon), whose product is MDERNWMASTVSLGKETLLEDGMPPAKKPRKLLPSLKTKKPRELVLVIGTGISAAVAPQVPALKSWKGLIQALLDAAIDFDLLEDEESKRFQKCLHEDKNLVHVAHDLIQKLSPRTSNVRSTFFKDCLYEVFDDLESKMEDSGKQLLQSVLHLMENGALVLTTNFDNLLELYAAHQGKHLESLDLTDEKKVLEWAQEKRKLSVLHIHGVYTNPSGIVLHPAGYQNVLRNTEVMREIQKLYENKSFLFLGCGWTVDDTTFQALFLEAVKHKSDLEHFMLVRRGDVDEFKKLRENMLDKGIKVISYGDDYADLPEYFERLTSEIAMRGRAGVPKEGQQLNGSAAAHAEVKGKEGSLEPXGFTLCCSLESQASFQPLLPCRMQPLSLSPAQALSCGRGSWDRPRPGQQPPGRPEPTTVPLLSSTEPGPLRQGRGQDRALTTDEQLV